A window of Reinekea marina contains these coding sequences:
- a CDS encoding MFS transporter, whose translation MVGAGLMKISMLEQLTLIFKDRMRFKLLLLSLSMGMAGASIMPVLSTHLALNMGIEPLWIGFIFAANTLSGIVVSHWIANHSDSGLSRLGIIQKGAWISFFSVIGLGVSTHYIVLMVTGMALFAAVSPIQPQIFAMARDLVEEEDAALFQSLLRASISFSWIIGPPLAYILFSLIGFSGLSFICAGIFLLSLVSLKGFQDAPLQVKTTEVKLTDPRLKWLVLAMAAVFAANNMYIVYMPIYLQENLNFVAVIPGLLMGFTAGLEIPMMIYTGARSNHWPLFSPLKFAALMGVVFYSLIFFSQNLSILFMAQLFNGAFIGIMAGLGISVFQALMKGRMGMASTLYTNAIRMGGLAGALGGGVLAQMIGIRGVFVACTLMAIIAFMALSKASRLKPN comes from the coding sequence TTGGTTGGCGCTGGGTTAATGAAGATCTCCATGCTTGAGCAATTAACGTTAATATTTAAAGATCGGATGAGATTTAAGCTCTTGCTGTTGTCTTTAAGCATGGGTATGGCCGGCGCCTCCATTATGCCGGTTTTAAGTACGCACCTTGCACTAAACATGGGTATAGAACCCTTGTGGATCGGCTTTATTTTTGCGGCGAATACATTATCAGGCATTGTTGTCAGCCATTGGATCGCGAACCATTCTGATTCTGGCTTAAGCCGATTAGGCATTATTCAAAAAGGGGCTTGGATTAGTTTTTTCTCCGTGATCGGCTTGGGCGTATCGACTCACTATATTGTTTTGATGGTTACGGGCATGGCTTTGTTTGCGGCCGTATCTCCGATTCAGCCGCAAATATTTGCCATGGCTCGAGATTTAGTCGAAGAAGAGGATGCTGCACTCTTTCAAAGCCTATTGCGTGCTTCTATTTCGTTTAGTTGGATTATTGGGCCGCCGTTGGCTTACATTTTGTTTTCGTTAATTGGTTTTAGCGGCCTCTCATTTATTTGCGCGGGCATTTTTTTGTTGTCATTAGTTTCACTTAAAGGCTTTCAAGACGCACCATTGCAGGTTAAAACTACTGAGGTGAAACTGACGGATCCTCGTCTAAAATGGTTAGTTCTAGCTATGGCTGCCGTATTCGCTGCTAACAATATGTACATCGTATATATGCCAATTTACCTCCAAGAAAACCTAAATTTTGTTGCGGTTATTCCCGGTTTACTAATGGGTTTTACGGCTGGGCTAGAAATTCCCATGATGATATACACGGGGGCACGCTCGAATCATTGGCCGTTATTTTCTCCACTTAAGTTTGCTGCTTTAATGGGCGTGGTTTTTTATAGCCTGATATTTTTTAGCCAAAATTTATCGATATTGTTTATGGCTCAGCTTTTCAATGGTGCATTTATCGGCATTATGGCGGGGTTGGGGATATCGGTTTTCCAAGCCTTAATGAAAGGCCGTATGGGCATGGCTTCAACTCTATACACTAATGCCATAAGAATGGGCGGTTTGGCAGGTGCTTTAGGCGGCGGTGTTTTAGCGCAAATGATCGGTATTCGGGGTGTATTTGTGGCATGTACCCTGATGGCAATTATTGCCTTCATGGCTTTGTCAAAAGCATCTCGATTGAAACCTAATTAA
- a CDS encoding UPF0149 family protein, producing the protein MSQWASSYTYRECLDEFSRRLQQLSETDRVIISDLHANMSTIDGYLFAISSAPATVSPTDWLGDLLPLVQLPDDEKAATAVNLLISYQMHLKKRMISQKYNLPDAGDALEGLKPGSELNSFSQGFSAGYDRISSIWSVKIPNELQKELTSQVFALSFFASTDNAKAFLKQKKSKLRPEQLADQVLANFPKAADLHVRLGMAVEADAGGESLH; encoded by the coding sequence ATGAGCCAATGGGCCAGTAGTTACACTTATCGTGAATGTTTAGACGAATTTTCCCGACGTTTACAGCAACTTAGCGAAACTGATCGAGTTATTATCAGTGATCTTCATGCAAATATGAGTACGATAGATGGCTATTTATTTGCCATCAGCAGTGCACCAGCAACCGTATCACCTACCGATTGGTTAGGGGATTTATTGCCGTTAGTTCAGCTGCCAGATGATGAAAAAGCAGCCACAGCCGTGAATCTGCTCATTTCATACCAAATGCACCTTAAAAAGCGGATGATTTCGCAAAAATATAATTTACCCGATGCAGGCGATGCGCTTGAAGGGTTGAAACCGGGCAGTGAATTAAACAGTTTTAGCCAAGGCTTTAGTGCGGGTTATGACAGAATTTCGTCGATATGGTCGGTAAAAATACCGAATGAGTTGCAAAAAGAACTGACTTCACAAGTATTTGCACTGAGCTTTTTTGCCAGTACAGACAATGCCAAAGCATTCTTAAAACAGAAAAAATCAAAACTAAGACCCGAACAATTAGCCGACCAGGTGTTAGCTAATTTTCCTAAAGCGGCCGATTTACATGTCCGCTTAGGAATGGCTGTTGAAGCCGATGCTGGTGGCGAATCGTTGCATTAG
- a CDS encoding DUF1244 domain-containing protein — MDKQTQTEIEAAAFRRLLAHLDDRKDVQNIDLMNLAGFCRNCLSKWYAAAALEKGFEIDSDTAREHIYGMPYSEWKKNYQTPANAQQQASFEANKPKDSQ, encoded by the coding sequence ATGGATAAGCAAACTCAAACCGAAATCGAAGCGGCAGCGTTTAGACGTTTGTTGGCGCATTTAGATGACCGAAAAGATGTCCAGAATATAGATTTAATGAATTTAGCTGGGTTTTGCCGAAACTGTTTGTCTAAATGGTATGCCGCAGCCGCACTGGAAAAAGGCTTTGAAATAGATTCAGATACGGCACGGGAACACATCTACGGAATGCCTTATTCTGAGTGGAAGAAAAATTATCAAACACCTGCCAATGCACAGCAACAAGCCAGTTTTGAAGCAAATAAACCGAAGGACTCACAATGA
- a CDS encoding LysE family translocator produces MLNWALLVAFVPTFLFVSFTPGMCMTLSMTLGITLGVKRALWMMLGELVGVGIVAICAVVGVAAIMLGAPMVFTAFKWLGGAYLAWLGIQMWQSKGKMAIPTDANVQPNVSAKALMTQGFVTAIANPKGWAFFMVLLPPFIDESLPMPMQLSVLVFMILLIEFSALLSYASGGQTLSKLLAKSSNVQLLNRISGTLMIGVAFWLALG; encoded by the coding sequence ATGTTAAATTGGGCTCTCCTCGTTGCATTTGTACCCACGTTTTTGTTTGTTTCGTTTACACCGGGCATGTGTATGACGCTTTCAATGACACTAGGCATTACGCTTGGAGTTAAAAGAGCGCTGTGGATGATGTTAGGTGAATTAGTCGGGGTTGGCATAGTTGCCATCTGCGCGGTTGTGGGTGTTGCCGCCATTATGCTTGGCGCACCCATGGTGTTTACGGCCTTTAAATGGTTAGGTGGCGCTTACTTGGCGTGGCTGGGCATTCAAATGTGGCAATCCAAAGGTAAAATGGCGATACCGACCGATGCCAATGTTCAGCCGAATGTCTCAGCAAAAGCACTGATGACTCAAGGCTTTGTTACGGCCATTGCAAATCCTAAGGGCTGGGCCTTCTTTATGGTTCTTTTGCCACCCTTCATCGATGAATCGCTTCCCATGCCAATGCAGCTCAGTGTTTTAGTATTTATGATATTGCTTATCGAATTTTCAGCGCTGTTATCTTATGCCAGCGGTGGTCAAACGCTGAGTAAATTATTAGCGAAATCCTCTAATGTTCAATTGCTAAACCGCATATCGGGCACGCTCATGATTGGTGTCGCGTTTTGGTTGGCGCTGGGTTAA
- a CDS encoding FKBP-type peptidyl-prolyl cis-trans isomerase codes for MSKYNTPQLQVSYGIGRQMGGQLLEQPFEGLDIDAVAAGVVEAFTGVADPINPMDMQKAYDVIREEMSKVQAEQEKELAKEGENFLAENAKREEVTVTESGLQYEVIKSGDESATKPAVNSKVKTHYHGTLISGDVFDSSVDRGQPIEFAVNGVIAGWTEALQLMVPGDKWKLYIPHHLAYGAQGAGGAIGPYQALIFEVELLDIV; via the coding sequence ATGTCTAAATACAACACGCCTCAGCTACAAGTCAGTTATGGTATTGGTCGTCAAATGGGTGGCCAACTTCTAGAACAACCTTTTGAAGGTTTGGATATCGACGCAGTTGCTGCAGGTGTTGTCGAAGCATTCACTGGCGTTGCCGATCCTATCAACCCAATGGATATGCAAAAAGCCTATGACGTTATCCGTGAAGAAATGTCAAAAGTTCAGGCTGAGCAAGAAAAGGAACTCGCGAAAGAAGGCGAAAACTTTTTAGCTGAAAACGCTAAACGCGAAGAAGTAACGGTGACGGAATCTGGATTGCAATATGAAGTTATTAAATCCGGGGACGAATCGGCTACAAAGCCAGCGGTTAATTCTAAAGTGAAGACTCACTATCACGGAACATTAATATCGGGCGATGTATTCGATAGCTCAGTGGATCGTGGCCAGCCAATTGAATTTGCCGTAAACGGTGTTATTGCCGGCTGGACCGAAGCGCTCCAGTTAATGGTGCCTGGTGATAAATGGAAGCTTTATATTCCTCATCACCTAGCTTATGGCGCACAAGGTGCCGGTGGTGCGATTGGCCCATACCAAGCGTTAATCTTTGAAGTAGAATTACTCGATATCGTTTAA
- a CDS encoding translation initiation factor Sui1, with protein sequence MKLGTLTMAQKKATQLSDLDALFGGGSRVYSTEQGRICPVCDQAVDQCLCSNDVVPEGDGIVRLKRETKGRKGKGVTLITGVLLVPSELRALAKKLKTRCGTGGTVKEGVIEIQGDFRDLLKEELEQRGYTVKIAGG encoded by the coding sequence ATGAAACTAGGTACACTTACTATGGCGCAGAAAAAAGCGACCCAATTGTCTGATTTAGATGCCCTATTTGGAGGCGGTTCACGAGTATATAGCACTGAACAAGGTCGAATATGCCCCGTCTGTGATCAAGCCGTTGATCAATGTTTGTGCTCTAATGATGTTGTGCCAGAAGGTGATGGAATCGTTCGATTAAAACGTGAAACCAAAGGCCGTAAAGGCAAGGGTGTCACGCTTATTACGGGAGTGTTATTAGTACCATCTGAGCTTAGAGCACTCGCTAAAAAGTTAAAAACGCGATGTGGAACGGGCGGAACAGTCAAAGAAGGTGTTATTGAAATTCAAGGTGATTTCCGAGATCTGCTAAAAGAAGAACTGGAGCAGCGCGGTTACACTGTAAAAATAGCAGGCGGTTAA